Proteins from a genomic interval of Cryptomeria japonica unplaced genomic scaffold, Sugi_1.0 HiC_scaffold_60, whole genome shotgun sequence:
- the LOC131056485 gene encoding GDSL esterase/lipase At4g10955-like, producing MTTDYIFKAGAKELCCLLQFEVKETAIDEHDKSVYGAVFEWRGKEKAGPGGPPSEVVAFRARKLEQKERRELEAHLFNPPFLSPTFPQLKVFERIAKILVGTRKCAPSFQCSQSQEICKHIQGPSEALAFQMGLKDESKLLELYGDFLRYSDWIPNLYVNEKDLICATYLHYFEVWKGIYEQKSHLVHESMKYFFCFEVATKKTPWHIVPSAKVFRVGRHFFSNHHGICQWWSKNLQVKSIEYIPPDEVTHCNFNRLQKSVVLHNKDGDDANHSSY from the exons ATGACAACAGATTATATCTTTAAAGCTGGG GCTAAGGAATTGTGTTGCTTGCTTCAATTTGAAGTGAAGGAAACTGCAATCGACGAGCATGACAAATCTGTATATGGGGCTGTTTTTGAGTGGCGTGGAAAAGAAAAAGCAGGTCCAGGTGGACCTCCCTCAGAAGTGGTTGCATTTAGAG CAAGAAAATTGGAGCAGAAAGAACGTCGTGAACTTGAAGCACATCTTTTCAATCCTCCATTTTTATCTCCTACATTTCCTCAATTGAAAGTGTTTGAGAGGATTGCGAAGATTTTAGTTGGCACACGTAAATGTGCCCCTTCCTTTCAGTGCAGTCAATCGCAGGAAATTTGCAAACATATTCAAGGCCCTTCCGAGGCTTTGGCATTTCAGATGGGTTTGAAAGATGAGAGCAAACTACTTGAGTTGTATGGTGATTTCCTTCGTTATAGTGATTGGATTCCCAATTTATATGTGAATGAAAAGGATCTCATTTGTGCTACTTACCTTCACTATTTTGAGGTATGGAAGGGTATATATGAGCAGAAAAGTCATTTGGTCCACGAAAGCATGAAGTACTTCTTTTGTTTTGAAGTGGCTACAAAGAAAACCCCTTGGCATATAGTTCCATCTGCAAAGGTATTTAGGGTAGGTAGACATTTTTTCAGTAATCATCATGGCATATGTCAATGGTGGTCTAAGAATCTTCAAGTTAAGAGCATTGAATACATCCCTCCAGATGAAGTCACTCATTGCAATTTCAATCGCTTGCAAAAGAGTGTAGTTCTCCATAACAAAGATGGTGATGATGCTAATCATTCGAGTTATTAA